AACTGCAGCACCTTAAATCGTAACACATGCTTGAAACTGATTTTGAGTGTTGAGGAGTGAAATGGTAAACTGAAGTGCTACTGGGTTTACTCTCTGTAGCTCTTTGTGTAGTTATGCAACTATAAACAGCTGTTAATTATGCAGGTCTTAGACACCAACTGTAATGGTCAGTATTGGGAAGCATCACACTGTGTAACATTGTCAGTACCAGTGGTTTTATGTTCAGTGCATAATCTGTGAACATACAGCCAATCTGACAGTATTAAGTGCACCCAAGATTCACCTGGCAGTCAGTCCAACATCCAAATCTTAACTACTTTTGGGAATCATGGGATAACTGGACATTCAAGGGGACCCTTTACTTCACACAGGGTCTATTGAAAGCGGATCACAAGGAGACCCCAATGATGTATTTTGTGAGTGCTTAAATTCTTAATCTCCAATCAGAGTTGCATTACGGATTAAAACCGAGGCCAACATCTGTTATAGTAAAGGTTTATTCCTTtagaaaatatcaaaacaaacttCATAAAAGAATAAATTAATGtagtaataaacaaaacactaagaataataataataaaaaaaagaaaacacatggatcattttaaaaaatggacaTCTATGTAGATAAGAGTAAAGATTCGTAAAAAGATGGTTTTGTATATCGCTGCTTTTGTTAATAAGCTGTTTTTGGCCACTGGGCACTTTTTTCAGGTAAATTGGGTGAGCAGGGTTTTTCTCAATTCTACACTGTTGCATCCTATGACACCCTGTCTGTCATGCACTCATCTTTGGCTTCTTCTAGAGTACAGTGCCTGCTGAAGTACTGGATTCAGGTACCTATTTTTTCCACAGAGGCCTCAGCTGAGAGGTAGCCCTGCTGAAGTAGCTGGTCCCTGGTTTGTTCGTCCTCCACCTGGATTTCAGACACCATGTTGCAGGGGACGTAGCCAAATCGACCCCTGGACTCTCCGTGGTAAAACCCGTCTGCGTCTTTATCACCATGGATCTGCAAAAGAGGACACGTCATCTCGTCAACTCGACATCACAGCCAGTGCTCCGTGAATTAGCCATACCTTCAAGCATTCACACATTCAAAAGTTAAAAATGATAAGACACTCAAACGATTGTCTGAAATGTCTGGCTACAGCTTGACATGTTGCATTATAAAGTACCCTCCAAGTATGTGTCACTTTCTGGTACGCAATAATTCACAAACAAAATTCACAAGTCTTTCTCATTTTCTTCAATGGTGAACTAAGTTTTAAGTCACATTATCATACCACAGGTTTTCAGATTGTCTCCACTCCCATGTGGTAAGGCGTGAACATTTATTAACGGTATACATGTTATCATGCTTCACAGAGAAATGTATGAatgtacaacatttaaaaaataaatacataaaaatgacAGGACTGCAATACACTTTTTTACCTTTATTATCTGTCCTTCTTTGAACGGCAGTTCCTCTTCTGCAGCGTCAGGGTTTGGAGACATGCTGGCAGGGTCGTACGCAAAGAGGGCGACAAAAATCCGGACAGCATTGTCCTGGATAATCCCCTCTGCCTCTGAACCTTCAGTTATGCCCGGGTTCCCAGTCCGCAGGGCTTCTGCATAGAGGTACAGTAGAACACTCATCATTACAGCTCTCGTTGAAAGCTCAACTTCTTCTGCATCGAAGTACACGTACGTTACATTAGATCTTAGGTGTGTGTCCTCATGCAGGGTATTCAGACTAAGCTCTTCTAAACCATCTTAAGCCTGTAAAGCCTGAAGGAACTCATTTGAACTGTAAGAGACTTGGAACTGCAAGCAACACAGCCTTTTAGATCATTTTTTATTGACCTGCATTTTAAGAGCAGCTGCTTGGCAATGTCTGCTTCTGGATTAGTTGTGGTTGAGTCGGGGTGAAGGCAATGTTATCTCAAATTAGAGATCTTTACTCAGGTCAGTGAATATGTGGATCTTTTGGAACACgaacaggtacagtactgtacactaacttgcatacatacatacatacatacatacatacataaataaataaataaataaataaataaataaataaaaacatatatagtgcaaaaaataaaagaaaacaattatttaTGGAAAATGTTACTCAAAAAAAATATGCATAGTGCATTAAGCTCTAGCTGGGATTAAAGCTTGCAGCTCTGAGCTTTGATTAGGGCATGGAGGTCAATACCCATGCTGTTCCTCCAAAAGTGATGAGATACATCTCCAACAGAACAGCAGCGGAACACACTGCGCTGGGACGACATTGAAAACGTCATGCTGTTATATCCCAAGATACTGTTAGTATTACCTTTTGCTGGCCTGGTTTCTGCTCGGCCGGTCTTTCCCAGGACTTCGGCTGAGTGCTGCAGTCGAGGGTCACCGTTGGCAACGGTCTCCTGTCGGGGCAAAAACTTCAGTTTACATTATTGTATCCGACGGAAACCAACCGAAATATACAGCCAAACCTGGGCATAAAGACCACTCAGTGGTCATTCTATAAAAAACCACAACAGAATGGCAAAAGATGACAAAAAAGGATGCTACATCTACAAAACACAACTGGTGTTAGAAAGCGGACATCCAGATCAAAAGGAAACGCACCCTCGCGTATGAATCGTCTGCAGGGTGCCCCTTCGCCCCATGCTCAGGTTTTGCCCTCCGCCCTGCTGTTTTCTGTAAATCAAGCCTCCTTGTTTCTCCAGCTTCTGTGCCCCCTTTCCCTCTCGAGTGGGGGCTCAGTGTCCCGGAAGTACCCCTGCTGCGATGGTGGTGATGGGGCAATTTAGCGCCTGACACAAACACATCGTCGTCCACCACATGTTGCCTCTTCAGCTCCCTCTTGGGCCCGTTTGACTGCACAGAGTCACACTGGCTGGAGCAGTCGCTCAGTTCCTCACAGCCCTCTGACTCAGGGCCATCCCCACACCAGTCGGCCCGCATCTGCCCGAGATGGACCACCGCTGGACCACAGGGGAGCGTGTCCTCATCGTCCTCAGTACCGTATTCTATATCGATTTCAATCCCATTAGCACTGGAAAGCGTATTCCTTCTTGAGCCTTTGGTATTGTAATATTTGTTCTGTGCCAATTTCGTCTTTAGCAGTTCGGAAGAAATTATGTCCCTTTGGCTCATCAGCAGAGCTTCTTGTCTCATCCTTGGGCTACAGCCTAATGTCTTATCAGCACTTTCTTTTAAGAAATGCGTCCCCTTTTGTTCCCTGTTGTGGGCTCTCCTAACCCTGTCCTGGATGTAAATGCTGCCCTCTGAGTCAAAATTTTCCTCTGGAAACTTGCAGGTTTTGCTCCCAGCTTCAAGGGAGGTAGAGTGATGGTCCTTGTGAGTGTGAAGCTTGTTCCTGCCATGCGAAGTACTGTACCTGACATGGTCTTGCGCTTCGTTTTCACAGGTCTGACTCAGAAGTTGTGAGCTCCGCTCCCTCGTGCGGTGTGGTTTGTGATTAAAGTGTGTTGCTTCGTCGGACGCCTTGATGCTTTTAGTGTCGCACACCTCGCTGTGGGTAATGCAGTCTTCTCCTGGAAAGCTAGGATTTGCTGATAATTTGTTCGCACAGTTATAAGTCTCTGGGAAGGAAGCCCTTTCTTCCAACCCATGGCCTGGCACCTCTGCGCTACTCTGCTGCTCCCCTTCCTCCAGCTCCTGGCTCTCGTCCTCTTCCTCGGTGACCTCAAGGATGCTGAAGAGCTGCTTGCTGTGGTGGGTCTGCAGGGGAAGCTCCAGGATCTTCTCTAGGATCTCCTCGTCGCTGTCCGTCTCCCACATGTCCGACTGAGCGTCCGGAGGCAGCAGAAGGGACAGAGCAGGGGAGTGTGTTGTCGGGAGGAcatgaggggagagggagggttgagtgtgcatgcaaaaaaaacaaaaatcaagaaaaaaggaaacataataaaacataagACGAAAATCAACCAAAGAACTCAACAACTCAAGAAAATTAAAGAGAAAACCAACATAGTATTCAAAAGAACAAAGTACCACAACATATTGGCCAACTAAAGCAAAGGGCTTTATTGTACCAACTTAGAACACAATATAGGACTACTGCAAGTCATTTATGGTTAGAAGACAGTCAGGTTAATCTTTTGTTGTCTTGTATGAGGTGATCCGTGGTGAAGGCAGAAGATGCCTCAGTTTCACTTCTGACTACAATTTTATGATGGGGAAAGGAGTTAAGAAAACACACTACTTTATTGCGATAATTTAGGTGACAGTGTCTGCTGATTTCTCTATTCACTAGCCTGAGTCAGATGAAATCCTCATCACCAGAAGATAAAGTAATACACCATATACAGCTCTTACTTCCTACCCCCAGCAGCAGTACCCAAACCCTAGACTGCTAAAATGAAATGCAGCTATTCCTCTGTTACCTTTCCTGCCTCTCCAATGCTGTGGCCGCTTGctggctcctctccttcctcgTTAACTGCCGTGTCCGAGCACaactcctcctcatcctcctccagGATATCGGACAGGTCAGAGCCGCGGCTGCTCTCGGCCCGGTATTCATTCAGCCGATGGTCTCTCCTGGGCTCCGGCAGCTCAAGACACTCCTAAATAAAACAAGGCAAGTTAGGAATACGCCTCCAACGATATGTGATCATTCAAATGAGGCACAGCATACACAACGATGGCGTGACGGAAGGCTTGTCTTTCTTCAcacgtttatttttgttttacccacACTAGTTTTTTGTCAACATTATTCCAATCAAAAATGAATGAAGATTGTTTTCTTCTGTAACTATTAAACAGGCAATAGTGCTGAAAATAAATTTTCCATGTCCAAAAGACATGGAAAacgacttctagttgaaacatttttcattaaaaaatgtagctttttttgtggtatttctagatttttttttctgcttaaaacaggtaaaaaaaaaaaaaaaaaacacaccaaaaaacaaaacaaaaaaaaacaaaaacatatttatattccACAATATAAGGACTATACATCATAACAAATGTAAGCAGATCCCAAGTCATGTCAGTGCTACTGTATGAAAAGGTAGTATGTACACAGTATGTGGAATACCACAGCATAAAGGTTAATGACATTATAACAATAATACTATTGTTGATATGACTATTTCCATCCTAGTGCTACAATGCAAACTTCCTACACTATACGTCAACGGGgcggaaataaaaaaaataataataataatctgtctgTTGGAAAATATTTATCATTAAAAGCAATTATTACATCCAGTTATAAGTCAACGGAAAACAaatgttcaaaaacaaaatcTGGTGACTAACAGATGGTATTATTGTTGGGAGGAAAATGAGCTGTTTTTAAGACCTACTCCCTGGCATATtagttaattaagtgattaacaAGTGGTTCtaacctccttttctttctcgGGTCCCTTAAGGCGACTCTCTTCCTGCTCTGGTTTGCATCTGAGCTCAGATTCCTCCTGGGTGTCGTCCAGGAACTCTTCTACAGACACCAGCCTGACCTTGCCCCTGGAGCTCTCCTCTTCTGCCTCTTGCTCCAACTCTACAGCTTCCAGTGTTTGGATGGGGCTGcctacaagggcagcagtgtctGCACTAGCCTCATCCGTCAGCAAGCTGTCAGAACGGTCCACAGCCACGTCAGCCGCAGAGCTGTCAGCGGCTTCCGTCCATTCAGCCTCTTCCAGAAAGTCGGCAATGGTGGCAGTAGGACGTTTCACACTGCTGTTTTCAGAGTCTTTGGTTAAATCTTCTTCGGGGATGTCAGCCTGTTGGGAAATGTTTTGTGTTACACTCAAGTTTAGAGATAAAGAAGAGGGATAATTCTGCTTCCCCCCATGAAGGAGATATATGCGTGTAAACAGATCTGAATCTGAGCATGCAAAAAAATCAGCAACTAACACTGCTGCGATAAATATTCAGACAAAAACAATGCTCAGAAAACAAAACCTGTAAGAGAATTCATAATTTAAATTTTGTTTCCTGGGATCTACATTTACATAggacttgtatataaaaaaaacagtacatccaAACATAAGCTTTAACAAGGTAACCATCAATATACATTGAATGTTTGCAAGCAGAACTCCTTTATATGTAAACAGACTTAAAATAGAAATCAATGACCTCATGGAAAGCTGATCTTGCTGCCGACATCAAGTCCCCATCTGCAATAGTGTTGGATACTGACGTAGCGTCCAATAAAGGATCGGTTCTTGCATTTATGTGCAGAGTCCTGTCCTCCTTGCAGAGGACACTTGTGTTGCTACTGAGATCATGGAGTTCAGCCGCCTCAGAGTTGGGGGTGGCACCTAGTGGTGAAAACTGGAGCATCGCAGTAAGCAGTGCTGGGGTTTTGGCAGTAGTGTTCTCCAGAGCGTCCCTGTATGGTGGTACAGTATGGACACACACATCAGAGGTGCTGCTGGCACTGGGGAGCATTTGCAGAGGCTGGCAGTGGGCTGTGGGACGAAACAACTGTGATGGGATTTTGACAGGCACGGAATCGACCGATTCTCCGTACGGAGACATTGTCCGGATCGTTAGTTCCTTGGCCACCTGGAGAAAGTGGATTTGGGATGGGCCCACCAGCACGCTCCCAGCGGTAGGAGAGGCAACTTCTAAAACCTGGAAGAAATATATTATTGGATATTAAAAGTAAGGTTCATTACACTAAAAAGCTCAGCACCTTAAGATAAGACAATTCACGAAAACatattaaatacaagcatttactgaacattagccactaattaatatgacaaagaccaaaatacaaaaTTTCTGGTAGTTcaacaaacattatttatttaaaacaaaacaaaacaaacaaaaaaaaaaaacacaaaaagcacTTACATTTCAAACACTTGTTCATGAcatattggcacctttacattaaaagtctgtacacatgtaatagaactaatttaaaaatatattcattgattgaaaaccattacacagtaattaagctgcattataaagttgATAGCCAAAAAAAATCATTTCCAACATCTGTTAAagaagaacgttttggcaacacagtagatgatggtcaagacaaaggtgTTGGAAATTTGAGAAAAGCactacaacaaaggaaaaggTTACAGAACAGCATCAAAGAAATATAGAATCACTTGTAATAAGTAgacgtccaaagaaaattacagaAGTAGGAGAATCGTCTGAGCggacaatacttttgtcatgaacgaaTACTTTATAAACAACCCCCCTCCCCATTTCAAATGTCcaataatgtttttttggggagttttttctcctcaccgcagtgggtccccacacagcacagacgttctgacaGCGTATGAgagtcctccgatctcacaagcctagaGCTAcaatcgcttttacgccgagcaatccagaacagaagtgggcgggctaccgatcccagagaacagagatcagccctgcttcttaacgaacactttaaatgaaataagtttttttttttttatataaagattattttttaaattactagaaattgtgtattttgctttttgttttattaaaaactgtttaaaaagtttactaaatgcggtagtccttaatctgttaccttgaattatgatATACAGTaataagcatagggtgccaatacttttgtctgcaactgtatactttaaaaaaacaaaaacatctactGCTATTTTCTTTGGAGAAATAAACTGTTCCTGTGCATGTATTTAAGTGTTATTCAgaaaaattcatttaaaaaagtcTTTGCAAATGTCAGTCCAACAGATGGCAGAAATCCTAAAACAGCAGGTATGAATATCTTGGAGAAGTTAATCTCAGTTTGAGATTGGCAGTTTCATTTGATCTAGTCTGCCCAATTCATTGATCTTCAACATCTATGAACAGCAAATGCaaactatacatatttatttttataactccCATATGCCTCAAAGCCTAAAACCACTAAGTACATGATGTGATTCAATAGGCACGAAATACAGCGTGGCTCTTCAGATGCAGTAGATGCAACTTTACTCTAGGGGCATAAAAGGACACAGCACAAGAAATGTTCAAATAGAATTCTGCGGTTCCCTTTTACAAGTTTACAACTGCATACTATGGTAACGGTGCACAGAAGTAAAGTAGAGTGAAATGAAGCAAAGACACAGTAAGCAAGGTAAATACATGGCTTTTGCAAGGTTGTGGCGGCTACAATCATTTACAACTGTATAAAAGATAAACAGAATTAAAATTGGGAAGATGTTCATCTGGACAATGATGCTCATGAAAATGTTGGCAGGCACATTGTAAATGTGAGTTAGGAGGTGCATTATAAAATCTTCAATGACTCTTACCTTCTGTGTGTCTGCGTAGACGGCATATCCCGTAACACGGACCCCGTTAGACGTGCCTGCTGCATCAATGGTCACCGGTAACCAGCTGACTAGGACTATCCCAGGGGAGGGGCCGGACTCCACCTGTATGTCCAGGGGGGCATCGGGAGGCCCTGCAGAGAAACAACAGCAATCACTCCACTTTCTGTTACTGTAAGTGACTCAGAAATCAGACAATGACTGGGTTTGACCTTTTAACAACTGGTTGtagtagaattattattattgttatttattattattattattattattattattattattattattattagcattattattattagcattattattaataaattattTCTGTTGCAGCGTTGGGTAAAATTAGATGTCTCACGGTTTACAACACTAGTGTGAATGAATCATTTTACACAAGGCAGCTGATTTGAGCTTGAATTTTTGTAACTTTTGTCTGGAGGATGCCTTTTTATGAATGGCTTCCCCTGCATTTCATATTTACAGTCCAGATAGAGACTGTAACCGGCAAAACTACTAAATCAAACAGAGGTTAAAAGAACACGCTGTTAACTGTTGATGTTGTAGTTTAACTGTTAGTCcagtttaataatatttattgaCAAATCATTCCATGTTCCATCATTTGCAAATGTGTCAATGTAAAAACAACCTGACACACCTGTTTAAGGTTATACTAGAATGGTGGCTTAGCTTCCACCCAAACATGCTCACCTGCCATCAAGGTAGTAAATGCAGTCACAGTACATTTGCGCTCCCATCGTTCCAAAGGTAACTCCCATGGTGTCTGCAGCGGCCTGGCCTCCACTTTCACTTTGTACCTCATGTTTGGCCTCAGGTTACTGAGGCAGTACGAGTAGCACCCGGCCTTCACTACCTCGTATTCCTCCTCATTTAAAGACACTGCGTGCACATAGTTACTGTTGCTTGGCAACCAGGTGAGGTTGGCTGAAGTTGCCGTCACATTCTCTACTTTCAGCTGCGTTGGGGCCACACAGACGTTCCGCCCCACCAGAAAGCTGCACTGCAGGAGATCCGAGTTCCCTTTCTCCGTCAGGCTCTGTACAGAGATTCGATAGGTCTTGAGGTTGACGTCCAGCCGTTCTAAAACTGCTTTGGTCTGGGAGCCGAACGGGACATTCAGTCTTAACTCTTTATCCACGTAGACGTTGTAACTCCAGACGTTCCCCCAACCAGCCGGCACCAGTGGAGAGTCCCAGCTTATGATAATGCTTTTAGCAAGCTGTTTGATTAGAGTCAGCCGTCGTGGGTAAGGCACTATGTCATCCCCTACCTCTTCCATGTCTAGATCATACCCGTTGGCCATCAGGCTCCCTGCTTTTCCCAGGGATTGgcccatctcctcctcctcctctggcacGGAGAGCTCTGTCTTGTCCGAGCTGTTCACACTCAGGCGGAGGTTCTTCTCGCTGCTGCTGTGGAAGCTGCTTTCCTGGTAGGAATTGTGGGAAAGGTCGCTGACCTCCGGAGGGTGAAAGCTCATCATGTCATCGTCGGACACTCGCTCCACAAAGTTAGATGGGACCAGCCCTCTGCGCCCGTCCATCAGCTCCCCTGGGGAAATGTTAACAGGcagagtcagtgtgtgtgggagAACATGCAAACATCCCTCTGCAATTAAGCTACTGCTTCTGTATTTCCCAGTTGTGAATTTTGCAAATTACAAACTGCTATGATTTCCCAAAGATGTGGCTGTTGTGGGCTGCCAATTGTAATAACTAAACCCATGTTTCATGAGGATGACATTTTACTTGTATAAAATAGATTAACCTTTGACTTCTAATCCCAATTCGTTTTAAGACCATGAAACACAAGGCCACTTTTTTACTGCAACATTTTCAAGCAACTGTTTACTGCAACATGTTCAAAAAAACTTTCACGTCGTGTATCGTACTTCAAGTTTAAAGGGTACAACTGGAACTTTACATATACTGAACTGATCTTGCCTTCCTCACCAACTAACTAATAAGAACAGTCTTTGATACAACCTTCATAAAAGCCATCCTCGTCCATATCTCCACATGCATAGATGTACTCTCCAGCAGTGAGGGGCAGCTCAGCCTCAGGGTTTTCATTTGGACCATCAAAAGGATTGtaactacaaataaaaataaataaataaataaataaataaacaaacaaacaaacacaggcttCATTGTTGTTCCCATAAACCGATTCCAATTGTATTTGATCTCCCCAGTTGGGATGCGGCTACCACACAGTTTTACAGCTGGAGTCAAGTCAAAAGCAGGTGACCTGCCAAGGATTCCACCCAGCGTACCCAGCACGGATCTGAACTATGGAGCCCCTTGTCCTTGTATCTTAGCTCAAGCTGAGACACATATCAGTGTCAATCACCAGGCAGATTGCGCTTCCAGTCCTTCTTTCAGACCCGGCTGAGAATTTCAGTAACCAGATATCAGTGTTTTTGTGAACAGAAACAAAAGGATCCCACATGGCTCAGCATGCTGATGAAGGTCACCTCAGAAGATGGTGTCTATGTGGGCGAGGTACATGCATGCCACTAGTTCACATGACTGATTCACATATAGCAGCCACATTGGTCAAAGTTCAAGgttagcaggaaaaaaaaaaaaaacagcccaaggtgtatatatatagaaaacCTGCAAATATCAAGTCAGCACCTCTGATCTTTGACACACAAGGTCTTGAAAGTTCTGCTGCTGACCTGCTAACACATATAGGGGAGTCTTAATAAGTATATCGTATTTCCTGGTCAGTACTTCTAAAGAATTAGTAATCAAAGCGGTAATCTGGATTGCACTGTGCAATGTTAATGTACGGCTTGCTGTGCTATGGATCAATGCTGTTTGTACCTGTATCGTGCAATGAAAACCTGCAGTTTAGCAGGGGCTCCACTCTCTGGTTCAGGTATCGGGGACACATCGATATCCAGCTCCTCAACTTCACTCGCTGTGTCCACCTGGGAATAAACCACCAGTAAAAGGGGTACAAAGTGGTAAAAGAAAACCATTCAAATATCAATGttttaaagaaaagtaaaaaaacaaaacaaaactactgtTCTATGAGTATATGCCACAGTATATAACATAGCATATACTGAATTAGCTGCTGCGGTATGTCCCAGGTACTAGTTCACTTCTGTTAGGGTTTTGCCCCCTTTGTCGTGGCAAATACAAATGTTTCAAAATTTACCAAAATACACAAATGTTTTCAGCAAAACcttttacagttaaggataagtCCTAAAAACTAGTACTACTAGCAGCATAATCCAGGGCTGTCATTGGATTTTCTCACTAAATACGACATTTGCCCAGCTGTTTTCCAGCCTGGGGTTATTCCACAAAGCAGGGCTTCACATTTTGCCTTTCCTTGCTACTGCAGTGCATCTAAAAGTTGCTgaccaaaacaaaaagcaatatatataGGAGTGATATATACCTATTAGAAAGTAATTTACACCTTAGGCACTTTTTGAACATTCTATGGCAGTTCTTATTAAACCAAAAGAAGGAAATCAAGTGTGATTCTCACCTCCGGTGTAGGGCAGGACTTTGGGGTGCTGTGCTGAAAGGACTCCGATTTGGGAGTGACTTGCTGCGATTCAGATTTGGGAGTAGTGGGAGTCGGTTCCTCTGCTGATTCCGTGCTGACC
The DNA window shown above is from Acipenser ruthenus chromosome 24, fAciRut3.2 maternal haplotype, whole genome shotgun sequence and carries:
- the LOC117964274 gene encoding peripheral-type benzodiazepine receptor-associated protein 1 isoform X4; this translates as MGKDRSNSFNISPKKDTSGILGEYRKEIEKLKTALENEKCKNKQARKKFATDLNRFRAAAKKEQTKVVEDLSSRHEQQKALEVRNLKEAFAKERETEIRQLLRWKGNELKEVGVSLGKERDIAIKHARELQRQLAEELVSKGSPCKVVGKKATNDPGCLSNRVAYRKLEQLLLKLRWETDGEQAALIRRLKAELDLEKNLFLKHLLETHSWSFEENKAIRRRSSGESSNSLAFVPGSPECSSRATRTKSVSLLEEEEKKKPSKRDSGTSASRGSFCSSPGKESFCNNLSPEKCTSTPRSLRWTPRDDQVFFRRSCSTGAVTSGGPSPSKCLLFDMDWMNGTDYGYLVRQNSELLRALDELERTCASLRQENVLLRKSSSPETEEKVKRLKRKNAELAVIAKRLEERARKLQEANLKVANTPVPLKGSSAEQYKKAFARQRAHDLAEQAETLLAKDKEIEALRVECRELQSRFGKGKGAPGQSGGGDFERLLRESQKEVLRLQRQLALSSTREPEVVNSQGKAKTENALVHEEPQTGRFEKTNGCEKHKPSLTPEHPALEQEDQRLQQLETELCKKRKECESLEHEVRKRQKRCQDLESELNDVRGRNARLKEETGHLIQKAELLDQVQSENDELRDNLSAVTAQRNSALEENQRLQAKLDNLEQVLKQMREVAERRQHLESEHEEALNVLRLKQDEVQRLQKAQVEAKREHEGVVQLLEDLIQLVYRTEMVKVRELEGKCRSQSEQFALLCHELERFRLQAGKISVLNSEPENTVSAELDLQPKLTLYNGVEVPEEKDSCGSWTVISLGDVSLTSLELDSSFFSEISSQEVEAAPLSAPASPAAETPKEEPVSEEVSVQHIESTAVSTESAEEPTPTTPKSESQQVTPKSESFQHSTPKSCPTPEVDTASEVEELDIDVSPIPEPESGAPAKLQVFIARYSYNPFDGPNENPEAELPLTAGEYIYACGDMDEDGFYEGELMDGRRGLVPSNFVERVSDDDMMSFHPPEVSDLSHNSYQESSFHSSSEKNLRLSVNSSDKTELSVPEEEEEMGQSLGKAGSLMANGYDLDMEEVGDDIVPYPRRLTLIKQLAKSIIISWDSPLVPAGWGNVWSYNVYVDKELRLNVPFGSQTKAVLERLDVNLKTYRISVQSLTEKGNSDLLQCSFLVGRNVCVAPTQLKVENVTATSANLTWLPSNSNYVHAVSLNEEEYEVVKAGCYSYCLSNLRPNMRYKVKVEARPLQTPWELPLERWERKCTVTAFTTLMAGPPDAPLDIQVESGPSPGIVLVSWLPVTIDAAGTSNGVRVTGYAVYADTQKVLEVASPTAGSVLVGPSQIHFLQVAKELTIRTMSPYGESVDSVPVKIPSQLFRPTAHCQPLQMLPSASSTSDVCVHTVPPYRDALENTTAKTPALLTAMLQFSPLGATPNSEAAELHDLSSNTSVLCKEDRTLHINARTDPLLDATSVSNTIADGDLMSAARSAFHEADIPEEDLTKDSENSSVKRPTATIADFLEEAEWTEAADSSAADVAVDRSDSLLTDEASADTAALVGSPIQTLEAVELEQEAEEESSRGKVRLVSVEEFLDDTQEESELRCKPEQEESRLKGPEKEKEECLELPEPRRDHRLNEYRAESSRGSDLSDILEEDEEELCSDTAVNEEGEEPASGHSIGEAGKSDMWETDSDEEILEKILELPLQTHHSKQLFSILEVTEEEDESQELEEGEQQSSAEVPGHGLEERASFPETYNCANKLSANPSFPGEDCITHSEVCDTKSIKASDEATHFNHKPHRTRERSSQLLSQTCENEAQDHVRYSTSHGRNKLHTHKDHHSTSLEAGSKTCKFPEENFDSEGSIYIQDRVRRAHNREQKGTHFLKESADKTLGCSPRMRQEALLMSQRDIISSELLKTKLAQNKYYNTKGSRRNTLSSANGIEIDIEYGTEDDEDTLPCGPAVVHLGQMRADWCGDGPESEGCEELSDCSSQCDSVQSNGPKRELKRQHVVDDDVFVSGAKLPHHHHRSRGTSGTLSPHSRGKGGTEAGETRRLDLQKTAGRRAKPEHGAKGHPADDSYARETVANGDPRLQHSAEVLGKTGRAETRPAKEALRTGNPGITEGSEAEGIIQDNAVRIFVALFAYDPASMSPNPDAAEEELPFKEGQIIKIHGDKDADGFYHGESRGRFGYVPCNMVSEIQVEDEQTRDQLLQQGYLSAEASVEKIVKSAGVWEENVNSHRECSRPSSGSQRMTRPRRMVAVFDYDPRESSPNVDIEAELTFSAGDVIVVFGDMDDDGFFYGDLNGQQGLAPSNFLQALPENGEEAAGGLSEEKVLPAESRRESQVSLEGSEEQNDSAVTSFEEPLTPCPTVGITAPPQVQVPSPESPGQSDTSPPGKKKRGFFSKGKKLFKKLGSSKKE